The Danio aesculapii unplaced genomic scaffold, fDanAes4.1, whole genome shotgun sequence nucleotide sequence TATTTAAAAACACCATACCGACGTAGCTTTATTTGCACAGACGCTTCTTCAGTGATTTAAAGTGATTCCTAGTGTGTGACTGTTCATTTACCCTGTGTTTTCACAGTCCCAGAGGAAACAGGGGCCACACTCCAAAGCGTTTGCTGGAAGGCTGCATCCACCCGGACAACACCACTGTCATTCCCTTCACCGTTAGTCCACGACACATGCTGCAAAGAGAGAGACAGGTGTCACATTGTATGTAATACAACCAAATACTAATATTAACACCCCTGGAAAATATAAGCAAAGAAGGCtatgacaaaaatgtatttattgcttACCCTTTTActatttcacttaaaatatcaacaaaaacctgttctcatttaaaacaaacaatggcaAACTTAGAAAAATCggaaaatatttttactgcaCAAATTTCCAGACACCTCGATGAATTCTTATGAACAAATTATAGTTGAACTATATTTCCATATAtgatattatacatattttttgtacACCTGTGTGATGGGGAACAGGAAATTGTTCAACTATGACCTGCTGTTTCACAGGGTTGTAAATAAAGACCAAACTCaatccaaaacaaaacaacagtgttGCAATTTGCTGCAAATCCTCTTGAGCTTCACAAAATTGGAAGTGGctataaaaaaacactgaaaatgccCTTTTCCACAATCTTCAACAACAAAGAAATTCCAGTCAGCTGTAAACGTTATAAATTAGCCTGGAGTGGGCATTTATCAGGAGGATGGTTTGAGTCGCTGAAAACAGAAACACGGCTGGAGAATTGCAGAAGCTAAATAAGTCTTTTGGTCAGAAAGTTTCCAATATTACAAAGTGACATTAATAACATAATCGCTCATTATTAACAAATAAGTCGCTACTGTcttacatatattacatatatgtCTTAATATATTAAGGAAAAGTTCAAAAGGTTAAAGAATAATGACATTTGATATAGGTTTCTTTGCTCACATTTACCAAGGACAGCAATATTAATGGAATGAACTGTAGATCAACAGACAGACAACTGAATGACCCACTCACTAGGTATCTCTCAGAGGAAACACTAACTAAGATGAGGTCATCACCCACTCGCACTTTCTCGCCCTCTGACCTCTGTTTGGAGGCAGGGTGAACCGTCCACCAACACACCTCACCTGAAACCATACAATGTAACATCAAGAAATATGGcagatttagtcatttattcattatctTATTCAAACATGTATTTATGCCAAAggatgagaacattaaaggggtggtctagaGTGCAATTTTATGGCTTGTTTGTGttcataagatgcaaagcaatgtgtgctcacacttcatttgtaaaaaaatcacgttattttttcatatattttacttgattatatactgctactcagttAACATGAAaacgtcatatttcctagttcatccgaaaggcctgccctcaagaggctctgattggtcagctaacataatgtgctgtgattcgcggattggctccatgtcaccaggaaaagcgtcacaCCTTCACAAGCACGCGCTTTGCCTCAGCTGTGTAAATATTGTCAGTCGGCAgtagagtagctgttagccgtatcagtttaagcttgaatcagacagaaaatgacacagaagacacagctgaacctcatgcctgctctcctTTGAGGAGGTTTTAGCCTAATCCAGCActaaactgggagagattctggaaattgtcttttgtcaaatgctagctatatattttataattctctggaacataattctaattaaattgtaagcacttctctctttgagtcatgtcttttggaagcccaaatacagaaacagaaccaGCTCTGTAGAAATACCAGCGTTTGGACGGCTTTTTTGATCTCattaacctggatgtatttttttgtagtccccaagctttgttcgctgtaggttttgctaagctaactttgtaaaagccaatgtcttcctttgcattgaactAGGAGGGTCTTACAtccagagatgttgtttatgttcacacagctacattacacatcaactaaagtttaatatatgacattgtagtggaccacccctttaatttcACAGTATACTGGAGGAGAGTGTGAATTTACCTTTGGTGTCCTCCTGCAAACCGACATCGAAAGCCAGTTTGTCAGAGGAGAGCCCTGATGTAGACAGACAGCAAAGATACTGCAAGACAAAGATGCACAGAGTTTTAAGTTTACACGTTGTAGTTTCAATATAGAAGCcactaattaataaaaaagaaacattttaaaagcatctTACCATGTCGCTGTAGGCATGCCGAAACAGCACGGCCTGACCATAAAGCAGAGTACGACGACCAGCCGCCTTATGtgactaaaacaaaaacaatagttttAGTACTGTACCTGTGATTTATTTAGCAATTCAAATTTCTTTACAACATTTCCTCAGACAACTGTTTAAAGGTTTGAAGCTGCTTAAATTTTATCTTCTGTAAAATTTAGTAAagtaaaatactataaaaaatattataactgtttcacatttcacaatattttaaaatgtactttcaaAAGCCATTACTTCAGGCTTCAGTGTAATATGATCTCTCAGAAATAAttctattatataatatattctaaTAGGACTTCTTGCAGACTacaattttgattgattgattgattgattgattgactgactgactgactgactgactgactgactgactgactgactgactgactgactgactgactgattgattgattgattgatcgaccGAAGGAACAGATATGTAATGCCTTAAGAAATcagttttagttttaatattttttctaaattGTTCCATTTACATTTTAGACTTccattttttcatttcttttatttttcttgacTTGTGATAAGTTAAACTACATTTTAGTAATCAGACATCttgtctatttaactgaatttaataataattgtatttatataagtTTACAACAGTTATTCATCTCAGTTACTTTGTTACTTGGTTTTTTTAAGTGAGCACCACCTCATGGTACCATCATGGAAAGGCTCAAAATCTCTTTCCAGAACCTTTTCGTTCACTGTTTCTCGCTGGTATTGATCTCCCCGATCCCTGCCAAAATTAAAATGGCACCTAAAAATTAATCTTTTCTATAAGCACTTAACTACAaacaatatttatacatatatacattgtaaaacccaaaaagttaaggtatctcaaaccaattgaggaaaccgatttaacaaaccatttaagctcaaaatctaatcctaatgagtactgtgaacgtaattcatttgagtaaacaaagcaaattgagcacagtaaaacccaataaatgaagagaactcaaaccaactgagtactgtaaaacccaatatgttaaggcaactcaaagcatttgagaaaaccgattgctacaaaccatttgagttgaaaaattaatctatatgagtactgtgaacttactccaatttaagttgaagtagtGAGGTATTTACATTACCTTCAAcgttgagttcaaaactctttttaaaagagtagaattaactttcagtaaagtttgagttaactacactcatttcatttaataaagttgactgttgggttttacagagtatatatatatatatatatatatatatatatatatatatatatatatatatatatatatatatatatatttatttatttatttattttgcaattcCATCTACATTGTCTGCATTGTGGAAATATTTTGTAACTTCATAAGTATCTTCATTCTTACTTTTGGCCAATTTAAAGTACCTTCGATAACAAAAGAACTAATTCCCTAAAACAAAACGTACTGACCCCATACAGTACATTTAAACAGATGAAAAAAGAAAGTTCATCCACTAAACTGTAGCTGTTCATTATTTCTAAATTATTGTCTCTCCACATTACCTACCCCAGTACAAAGATCTTCACGATTGGCCAGCATCTCCTGCAGTGCTCGGACAGACAGACACTGGtccagaacaaacacacacatgcacagatttGCTGGAACATTCTGTGAAACAAAGACAAATGGCATGAAACCTTTCTGGGAGTATTTTTTACCCGAAGAGTGTGATAATTCACAGACTGTTAACACAGAAAATAGTAGCCAGTTTTGAAAACATAAAGTAACTGAGCATCTAACCTTTGAGTTGGAGGTGGACTCGAGAAAACACAGACGTTCACCAAAGCCTTCTGCAGCTAAACACAATTTCTGCTGATGAGGGCCTAATGAGCAGCATCTCAACACCAACTCATCTCTCTGAAAAACACATTCACATTACAGGTGTATTTCACTCACAACAACAGAGAACACAGTATACACTATTATCTCACTTTATAAAAGCACATTATAAGTTAAACTCAAAAACATCAGTTTTGATTGAAGCTTAAAAATGCAAGCAGAACAAATATAGTCAGAAAAGACTCAAAGGATAATCTAAGATAAtcaataattcagacttcaaattgtaattaattttaaatacacTTTCTGAGAAAGTGAATATTTAAAGCTACACAATCTTCAAATACTTTttataaatcagagatgcccaaagtagggcctgtggaccaaagttggcccttttatcttttgatttggcctgccagaCGAAAAATGTTTtgggaatgcctttaacagagattctcatttctattttaatgtaaccttttgcttgtttgttttattgtcgagctacaaaaaatttaatcaaataaaatgtttcaattaaatgttgtaaataaagcgTGCAAATCAATGCAAAGGCAGgttcagcatgactagtgtattcgAGCTCTAATGTTTTATAAATGGAATTTTTTGTAACAAGTTTGTTAAagtaatatacattttcaaaatatttgaattattaaatacGGTTGATgtcattttttctatttatttttaaaaattcggAAATGAATTATGAAatgacccatggcaactttaatgtaatacagtttgctatattttCTTTCGGCCCACAGCTCTTAATCAAGCTTGTATTTTGGCctttcataagaaaaggtttgggcacccctggtataaaTGCACATACAAGCGAACACTACATGCATAAACCTCAGTAATGttgacaaaaataaacatttattaaaattacaagcAGCGATTAATGTTGGCATGAAAGTTTTATATCACATTAAACCATATTAAAGTGCAAACACAACGTCTACtttattgtttaaaacaacatttgtaCAAAACAAAGGTCAACTTTGAGATGAATAAAAGTTTCATTGTCATTCAGCATAAAAgcttttgttgtaaaaatgaaaCTTACTCTTACCTGtaccaattaaaatatataaaagatgaAATGTTACAATAAAGACTTTGAACTGCTGACAAATTGTTAATAAAAGGTATTGAATCACTTAATCATTCACTTTACTAGTATCTGTGATTTAAAAGCCAAATAACAACTGTGAAAAAAATGATAGACAAATAAAATCCTTCATGTTCTAGAGTCCATATTTTAGAGTGTGTAGAACAGCAGAGTATCACTGTTACAGTGCAGCCTTATATGGACTAAACCTCAGCATATCAGTCTGTGAATGGAGAATTCCAACACCTCCAGCTTGTCATCTAAGTTTCAGTAAACAGCAGTGGCTCCCAAACACACACGTTCTGACATCTATATCACttctattattaagttattattcaaaacatttgaaaaaactgaatttttagttttaaatgatTGCGCTAAAAGACAAAGTGAAAGTGTATTgtaagtgtgtatttgtgtttgtgtgtgagtgagagagagggagCAGAGTGTCCCATTTATATCTGTTTTGGAGATATGGAGCTCACACACACTCTCCAGTTCCTCTGTTATACTGATAACACGGTAAAAATAGACAACAGTGATATGGGTCAACTCTCTCAAATGTGACTCTAAACACTGTAATTCATTGCACtgtaactgtatatataacaatatCCACAAGAACACACAATGTTGTGAGCAACTGCATAAGTGAACGTGATATTGcacttaataattaaaaaatattaataatagtaactgTGGAGCGACATCAAATATGCTGTAAACATACATATATGCTGGAAATATGCTGGAAACATGCATAAGCAAGTGTCTcacaaaatattttctaaagcaTCTGCTGGAATCTAAAATGTATATCCAATAAGCTAATTAATGTCCAATTATATCAATCTGACCACAAATCAAACTTTAGTGTATAATTAACTCTTTGTAAGTTAACTAATTAGTTTAGTTATTCATTATTTCTAGTATAAAGAAACTGCACAGTGAATGCATTTAAATACATTGCCTTTTACTTACGGTTCGCAGAAACTGGATTTCGTCCTCCGCTTCTCCTATATCCATGTTCAGAGAATTTGGATGTGGTTTGTACAGGGATCTCTGTGTGTTCAAGCAGAGAAGAGCTTCACTCACACAGCCGCAGGTGTTGAACTCATCCCGGGACAGAGAGAGACCACCATACCACCCATCATGATATAATGTGCTGCCATCTGATAAAGGTAAAGTGGGAAAGAACGGCCTTCTCCATATTTGGTCAGTTACAATGGAGAAAACAAGCAGGCGATGAGGAAAAGTTTGAAAGAAAACACAAGCATAAAAAACATAAGTAATGtgaatacaatgtaaaaaaaaaaaaatactgaattacacacaattccttcatgttgtgcgAAAACAAACTGattgatttaactttttttttctttacaaattaGATAGGAGATTGAACATGAGACACATGAGTCCCCCCAAATAAACTGAATAATTGTGaagtttcaacttattttttaaagtagtttgaacaagcagcaaactttattcaatgtaaaaaaaaaaatgctgggttccacgcaattccttaaagttgtcccaacacaaattaatttatttattaaattaaaatgatttattattaatttattaattgtttcccttctgaaaaaaaacagcttaaaccagcctaactggttgtctggttttagctgtttaaccaggctggttttagaggggttttggccatttgcaggctggtttccagccatttccagcctggtcaagttggttttagctggtcattttccagcttgaccagctaaaaccagcttgaccagcctacccaggctgggagcccaggcaaaaccagctatgtccagcttaaactaggctggtcaagctggttttagctggatttagctggtccttttcgagcctgaccagctaagactaggctggaaatggcaggaaaccagcctggaaatggccaaataccctctaaaaccagcctggttaaccagctaaaaccagccaaccatcctaggctggtttaagctgttttttcggCAGGgttaaaacaatcaagttgtgcccccaaaacactgaagaattgtgttaattcagaACATTTTAAGCAGTAAATCTATTTTCAAATGTGCAATCtcctaattaatataatatttaactttcatttttacatttgaagttgaagtcagaattacagttacagttgaagtcagaattaataaaccccctgaattattagcccccaatttctgtttaacggagagattttttagcacatttctaaacataatagttttaataactcatttctaataactgattaattttatctttgtcatgttgaaagtaaataatattttaccagatatttttcaagacacttctatacagcttaaagtgtcatttaaaggtttaactgggttaattgggttaactaggcaggttagggtaattaggcaagttattgtataacgatggtttgttctgtagactatcaaaaaatatatagcttaaaggggctaataattttgaccctaaaggttaaaaaaaaaaaatcaaaactgcttttattctacacatataaaacattatcagacatactgtgaaaatttacttgctctgttcaacatcatttgggaaatatttaaaaagaaaaaattcaaaggggtatCAAACTGTATGTGcatataaacacatttgtaaaaaacagaaaactacactcaaaaaattatttttgttgcttgttcaaacaacttatgtaaaatgagctgaaacaaaacaaatcttgagttttttggggacaacttaattgctgtACGTTCAagtcacttaaatttgtaaaaataattaaatcaacttCATTGATATGCGTTGAAACAACTTGAAGGCATTGTGTAAAactaagcatttttacagtgtatgtaagaTATTGTACTACGCACAAATATAGAGGCTAATATTAATCACAGACTgttcaaaatatgaacaaaaaaagaGACTTGGTCATTTGATTTATGTCACAGTAgaacacattttattttcttgttcatATTATTCAACACCAAACATTCACAAATCTTTCtaaaacaaaaactttatttgttaaaactgatTTGATGTGTTAGTAATATCAAGGAACAATGAACCAGAGAGGCCAGCTGAAATGCTGTATTCATGAAAGCCTGCCTGACGAATacccaaaaacatttaaatatgaagACAATCCATGCCAGATTACTGTTGCAAAGAAgagtggcagaaaaaaaaaaagtgtaaagcaggggtgcccaaactcagacctgaagattgaggtaaagttggttttatattcgcacatttggactttctccttaataatatatcagaaaagtgttatttgctaatgctaaatagggaaatcatattagcagctaaaGACTATGAAAGTACATCATTGcttttgaggtaaagttggttttatattcgcacattcgttcaatgACAACTTGCCCCTCCCCTCCCTCCTCCCTTTGTCGTTTACCATGGtgctttgaatattcggtctgaaatcacatgcaagtatgacttcaaaacaacattagcactatttaattgacaaaaCAATGTACTTCGATAGTCTTTGGTTGCTAATATGGTTTTCTTAACTAGAATTTGCACATAATACTTTtcttaaaacataatattaaagaAAAAGTCTGTGtggatataaaaccaactttacttcaatAACATTGCTCACAGGCAAttcaatagtgctaatgttgttcaACTCATACCTACCAATGATTTCAATatttaaagtaccatggtaaagcATATAGTgaacaagttgtcactgaacgaatgtgcaaatataaaaccaactttacctcaactttaccggtgtcctgcagattttagctcaaacttgcctcaacacaccttgtttctagaaagcctagtaagagcttgattagctaggccaggtgtgtctgattaggatgggaactaaactttgcaggacaccggccctccaggacagagctTGGGCACCCCAAGGACTGACGGAATTTTCCTCTCTTCATTGTGAATGTTTATATGCTGTCTCGGCTGACACAAGAAAACCATTGTGTTGTGCAGAATATATCATTCCAAACAGTTCACCTACTTTCTGTAGCTCTAAGTTTAGTATTTTATCATAATATCTGGTGTTGCTATTTATATTGCCATTTATGTTGCTATTCTTAATCCTTTTTGTACTTTTTACTTCACTTTTACGGTCATCAAATTAATCTACATGCAATTGCAATATATAAAACCTGTAACTATCAATTGAGAATGAAAGAAaaccttttctgttttttttttacaaaccattACTGTATATGTAAATCAGGCACTATTGGTGAAGGATTTTAGATGATAGTCATGCTGCGGAAGTAGCAAGTAGCCTTATTAACAAAGGAATAATGAGAAAGCTTTCTCAATTTGGTGATAATTCAAAAGTGCAAAACTGTAGGcttaacattcacacacaaaacAGATTTTGTTCTGGGAAAAATTGAACTGGAAAAGatcaataaatgcataaaataccACATAATAATCtgtatttaatttcagtaaagtAACCTTAGAATCACGTGTCTCATTGTCAATGATGTCAACATAATAGCGCTGCtttaaaattgtaattctttttcaaatatttcccaactgctgtttgtttaacagagaagattttttcaaaacaatttaagCATTATGGTTTCATTAACTaaattcttttgtctttgccacgatgacagtacatacttttttattagttactgatgtttcacagagcaaggaaattttcacagtatgtctgatattttttcttcaagagaaagtctaatttgttttatttcagctagaataaaagcggttataaattttttaaacacaattttaaggtcaaaattattagccctttaaagctatgttttttttcgatagtctacagaacaaaccatcattatacaataacttgcctaattaccctaacctgcctagttaacctaattgacctagttaagcctttaaatgtcactttaggctgtatagaagtgtcttgaaaaatatctagtcaaatattatttactgatataaaataaatcagttattagaaataaataattaaatataaatatatatatatatatatatatatatatatatatatatatatatatatatatatatatatatatatatatatatatatatatatatatatatatatatatatatatatatatacacacacacatatatacacacacacatatacacatatactttAATCCCACTTTTATCTGaggcaaactaaaagaaattacactttctccagaagaaaaaatatgaacaTTCCCTTGCTCCATTAGACATCActtgcaaatatttgaaaaagaatagaaATTTCACACTAGGAGTAATATTTTTTCGCTCAACTGTTTAAACATCAGCATTTTCAGAGGGAAAATGTCTTTCACATTACAATCCAACAAGTCTATTCAGGAAACCTTAATAACAGTAGAAATAGAGCAAGTGAATTTGCTTTAAAGTCCACTAGATTGGACTTTATGTTAACAGGCCATGTGAAGTATTCATCCAATCACTAACCCCACAATTCTCCAAACTTAACCCTGGATTTAGTTTCTACATTGTCAAAAGCAAATTTAGCAATAACCCTGGGTTAATTATAAACAGTGGGAAATGTGACAATCCAGGACTCAGTTTAACCAGATTTAAGCAAGACCAGGGTTTAACCACTTCAAGAGTGACAAGTCCTAATGTGATTCTAAAATTCACACCATTTTATACGTTGTTGAAGATAAATACTTCGTCACTTATTTTTATTGCATTCTTATTTCC carries:
- the LOC130220200 gene encoding ryanodine receptor 2-like; its protein translation is MDIGEAEDEIQFLRTRDELVLRCCSLGPHQQKLCLAAEGFGERLCFLESTSNSKNVPANLCMCVFVLDQCLSVRALQEMLANREDLCTGKFELLNKSQAAGRRTLLYGQAVLFRHAYSDMYLCCLSTSGLSSDKLAFDVGLQEDTKGEVCWWTVHPASKQRSEGEKVRVGDDLILVSVSSERYLHVSWTNGEGNDSGVVRVDAAFQQTLWSVAPVSSGTVKTQ